The following are from one region of the Methylophilus sp. DW102 genome:
- the zigA gene encoding zinc metallochaperone GTPase ZigA → MKKLPVTVLSGFLGAGKTTLLNHVLNNREGKRVAVIVNDMSEVNIDAQLVRDGGAELSRQEEKLVEMSNGCICCTLREDLLVEITRLAKENRFDYLLIETTGISEPLPIAETFTFADEEGVSLADVAQLDTMVTVVDGYNFLKDYSSQESLTDRGESLGEEDERTVVDLLVDQIEFCDVLVLNKTDLMTLEEIARLEGILKTLNPRAQILHSSFGKVPLDRIMHTGLFDFDQAAEAPGWLQELRGEHVPETEEYGISSFVYRSRTPFHPQRLWQWLNSEWPGVIRSKGRYWIASRPEFCAMWSQAGAVTRTELAGIWWAATPAKYWPQDADSLQHIRSRMQSPYGDRQQELVIIGMEMDKAALTAKFDACLLTESELALGMEAWRKFEDPFPHWAVEETVETNDDMQILESV, encoded by the coding sequence ATCAAAAAACTTCCGGTGACCGTACTTTCTGGCTTTCTGGGTGCGGGTAAAACCACGCTGCTCAACCATGTGCTCAATAACCGCGAAGGCAAGCGGGTTGCCGTCATCGTCAACGACATGTCTGAAGTCAATATTGACGCCCAACTGGTGCGCGACGGCGGGGCTGAGCTGTCACGCCAGGAAGAAAAACTGGTGGAAATGAGCAATGGCTGCATCTGCTGCACCTTGCGAGAAGACTTGCTTGTGGAGATCACTCGCCTGGCCAAGGAAAACCGCTTTGATTACCTGCTGATTGAAACCACCGGTATCTCAGAGCCCTTGCCGATTGCTGAAACCTTCACCTTTGCCGATGAAGAAGGCGTTTCTCTGGCGGACGTGGCGCAACTGGATACCATGGTCACGGTGGTGGATGGCTATAACTTTCTCAAGGACTATAGCTCGCAGGAAAGCCTGACCGACAGAGGAGAGTCGCTGGGCGAAGAAGATGAACGCACCGTGGTTGACCTGCTGGTAGACCAGATTGAGTTTTGCGATGTGCTGGTATTGAACAAAACCGACTTGATGACGCTGGAGGAAATCGCCCGGCTGGAAGGTATCCTCAAAACGCTTAACCCGCGTGCACAGATCCTGCACAGCAGCTTTGGCAAGGTGCCGCTGGACCGTATCATGCATACCGGCCTGTTTGACTTCGACCAGGCTGCAGAAGCGCCTGGTTGGCTGCAGGAGCTGCGTGGCGAACATGTGCCAGAAACCGAGGAATACGGTATTTCTAGCTTTGTTTACCGTTCACGCACCCCGTTTCATCCACAACGCTTGTGGCAATGGCTCAATAGCGAATGGCCAGGCGTGATCCGCTCCAAAGGCCGCTACTGGATTGCCTCGCGCCCCGAGTTTTGTGCCATGTGGTCGCAAGCGGGTGCGGTCACGCGCACCGAGCTGGCGGGCATCTGGTGGGCGGCAACGCCGGCCAAGTATTGGCCGCAGGATGCAGACAGCCTGCAGCACATCCGCTCACGCATGCAATCGCCTTACGGCGATCGCCAGCAGGAACTGGTCATCATCGGCATGGAGATGGATAAAGCGGCGCTAACGGCAAAATTTGATGCCTGCCTGCTGACAGAAAGCGAGCTGGCATTGGGCATGGAGGCCTGGCGCAAGTTTGAGGATCCATTCCCCCACTGGGCGGTAGAAGAAACCGTTGAAACCAACGACGATATGCAGATATTGGAAAGTGTCTAG
- a CDS encoding GTP-binding protein, with the protein MTAGNAKIPVTILTGFLGAGKTTLLNRILQEQHGQRIAVIENEFGEAGIDGELLLHGDEQIVEMNNGCICCTVRGDLVRILGDLAQKRAAQEINFDRVIIETTGLADPAPVAQTFFVEDDVYASYHLDAIITVVDAVHAMQQLDAHHEAQEQVGFADRILLSKTDLVTPEAVSVLTARLNNINLRAPIHSVHFGQTDLRQILDIDGFSLDAILQIEPDFLRDVSHAHDDDVTSFVFSSERPFNLEKLETFLESIIADYGPQLLRYKGIIHAHNDPQRIVFQGVHMLMSGDHTTQWQPDERKVSTLVFIGTDLPQDYFNEGLHLCLV; encoded by the coding sequence ATGACAGCAGGCAACGCAAAAATCCCGGTGACGATTTTAACTGGCTTTCTCGGCGCGGGTAAAACCACCCTGCTCAACCGCATACTGCAGGAGCAACACGGCCAGCGCATAGCCGTGATTGAAAATGAATTTGGCGAGGCCGGTATCGATGGTGAGCTGCTGCTTCATGGGGACGAGCAAATCGTGGAAATGAACAACGGCTGCATTTGCTGCACCGTGCGTGGTGATCTGGTACGCATACTGGGCGATCTTGCGCAAAAACGTGCAGCGCAGGAAATTAACTTTGACCGCGTGATTATCGAAACCACAGGCCTGGCCGACCCGGCCCCAGTCGCACAAACCTTTTTTGTCGAAGATGACGTCTATGCCAGCTATCATCTAGATGCGATTATCACGGTGGTTGATGCAGTGCATGCCATGCAGCAACTGGATGCGCACCACGAGGCACAAGAACAAGTCGGATTTGCCGATCGTATTCTGCTATCAAAAACGGATCTGGTCACGCCAGAGGCAGTGAGCGTCCTCACGGCAAGGCTGAACAACATCAACTTGAGAGCCCCGATTCACAGCGTGCACTTTGGCCAGACTGACCTCAGACAGATTCTGGATATTGATGGTTTTTCGCTGGATGCCATCCTGCAAATTGAGCCGGACTTCTTGCGTGACGTCAGCCATGCGCACGATGACGATGTGACTTCGTTCGTATTTAGCAGCGAACGGCCATTTAATCTGGAAAAGCTGGAAACCTTTCTCGAATCCATCATCGCCGATTACGGCCCGCAGTTGCTACGCTACAAAGGCATTATCCATGCCCACAACGATCCGCAGCGCATTGTTTTTCAAGGCGTTCACATGCTCATGAGTGGTGACCACACCACACAGTGGCAGCCTGATGAGCGCAAAGTGTCCACGCTGGTGTTTATCGGTACGGACCTCCCTCAAGACTACTTTAACGAAGGACTACATTTATGTCTGGTTTAA
- a CDS encoding TonB-dependent receptor has translation MMYPKTIASLLAVMLFPAVTVYAEDSVELAPSKQSSKAKKNEAPVSSVELDSVVVLGKKEQVSATDKGLAGSVDVITRQELEYEHVTDTLELFSKTPGVVLSRFSQGIVNTEVSIRGFSGNGETPNAKVLVDGIPSNLFSGLSELDYLFPTNIQSAQVFKGTSDASTGLFATAGNYKVETRKDIGKQLQFGYGSFQTREMQGYYGEKQGDFTQNYAIGYRKGNGFRAHTENEKIALSGRWQLDFEQSSLALSAKYGKYNSPEAPGFMSKEQARDDRRGVAPNALNDSGEKEFKHLSLHYDYFFNNDLDLSLKAYWQNFGRERNVRFFGSPGLEHRLEDETSIGFVSKLNWKINPSWAFETGYDIERQHVDEFRQRLTTIRRNAQYDLTAQGIYAKFENTPLDWLRWNLAYRVDYLNSDPRNQFVINGNTLRTRMLDNQTIVQPKFNLFANLNAQQTLFVNAGRSFQTPTGVNLNLYSTNGPTNVKVAINDGWELGIKSQWHPDLNTRLSYWQQKAENEFINIDNINQLIGSTRRQGIDASFDYALDEQWHFWGNVSRVEAIIVKPDALHPQFKDNSVRSIPSYTASLGLQYAPNANWIARVHVDSQGDYYVNESNQGGKYGGYTLTNANIDYKTSWGRVSLLANNIFDRYYEYVYDFSSTGATNQLNFAPGTGRNFMLTATVDFL, from the coding sequence ATGATGTACCCAAAAACGATTGCCAGCCTGCTGGCAGTCATGTTGTTCCCGGCGGTAACGGTTTATGCTGAAGACTCGGTAGAACTGGCCCCCTCCAAACAAAGCAGTAAAGCCAAGAAAAATGAAGCACCGGTCAGCAGTGTAGAGCTGGATAGCGTCGTGGTGCTTGGCAAAAAAGAGCAAGTCTCAGCCACTGATAAAGGCCTGGCAGGCTCGGTAGATGTCATTACGCGTCAAGAACTTGAATATGAACACGTCACCGATACCCTGGAATTGTTTAGCAAAACACCAGGCGTGGTGCTGTCTCGCTTTAGTCAGGGCATTGTCAATACCGAAGTGTCTATCCGCGGTTTTAGTGGCAATGGCGAAACACCGAATGCCAAAGTGCTGGTGGATGGCATTCCGTCCAATTTGTTCTCAGGTCTCAGTGAGCTGGATTACCTGTTCCCCACCAACATTCAGAGCGCCCAGGTATTTAAAGGCACCAGCGACGCTTCGACCGGCCTGTTTGCCACCGCAGGCAACTACAAGGTAGAAACCCGTAAAGATATCGGCAAGCAATTGCAATTTGGCTATGGCAGCTTTCAAACGCGCGAAATGCAAGGCTACTATGGTGAAAAACAAGGTGATTTCACCCAAAACTATGCAATTGGTTATCGCAAAGGCAATGGCTTCCGCGCCCATACCGAAAATGAAAAAATTGCCTTATCTGGCCGTTGGCAGCTGGATTTCGAGCAGTCCAGCCTGGCATTGAGCGCCAAGTATGGCAAATACAACTCGCCTGAAGCACCGGGTTTTATGTCTAAAGAACAAGCGCGTGATGACCGCAGAGGCGTGGCGCCCAATGCACTCAACGATAGCGGTGAAAAAGAATTCAAGCATTTAAGCCTGCATTACGATTACTTTTTTAATAACGACCTTGATTTAAGCCTGAAAGCTTATTGGCAGAACTTTGGTCGTGAACGCAATGTACGTTTTTTTGGATCGCCAGGCCTGGAACATCGCTTGGAAGACGAAACCTCGATTGGCTTTGTGAGCAAGTTAAACTGGAAAATCAATCCCAGCTGGGCTTTTGAAACCGGCTACGATATTGAACGCCAGCATGTCGATGAATTCCGTCAACGCTTGACCACTATCCGGCGCAACGCCCAATACGACCTCACCGCACAAGGCATTTACGCCAAATTTGAAAACACGCCGCTGGACTGGTTACGCTGGAACCTGGCCTATCGGGTGGATTATTTGAACAGCGACCCTAGAAACCAGTTTGTGATTAATGGGAATACGCTCAGGACACGCATGCTGGATAACCAGACCATCGTACAACCCAAATTCAACTTGTTTGCCAACCTGAATGCGCAGCAAACTTTATTTGTAAATGCCGGGCGCAGTTTTCAAACACCCACTGGCGTTAACCTTAATCTCTATAGTACCAATGGCCCGACCAACGTAAAGGTTGCGATCAACGATGGCTGGGAATTAGGAATCAAGAGCCAGTGGCATCCTGATTTGAATACGCGTCTTTCTTATTGGCAACAAAAAGCTGAAAACGAATTTATTAATATTGACAACATTAACCAACTCATCGGTTCCACCCGCAGGCAAGGGATAGATGCCAGTTTTGACTATGCGTTAGACGAGCAATGGCACTTTTGGGGCAATGTGTCACGGGTAGAGGCCATTATCGTGAAACCGGATGCATTACATCCGCAATTCAAGGATAACTCGGTCCGCAGCATCCCCTCTTACACCGCCTCGCTGGGTCTGCAATATGCGCCAAATGCAAACTGGATTGCACGTGTTCACGTGGATAGCCAAGGCGACTACTACGTCAATGAGAGTAATCAGGGCGGAAAATACGGCGGCTATACGCTGACCAATGCCAATATTGACTATAAAACCAGCTGGGGACGCGTCAGCTTGTTAGCCAATAATATTTTTGATCGCTACTATGAGTATGTGTATGACTTTTCATCCACAGGTGCGACCAACCAGCTTAACTTCGCCCCAGGTACTGGCCGTAACTTTATGCTCACAGCAACGGTGGATTTTTTATGA
- a CDS encoding ABC transporter ATP-binding protein, whose translation MTALLSIQQLSLGFSKRKILNQLELNLQAGEVVSVLGSNGAGKSTLLKSILGLHDTAEQTGNILIAGIDIAQDRQRALSHLAYVPEQPAVYGHLSAIANIRYFLSLANIGEEKDINSCLTMAGLPETAWHRPCSEYSKGMKQKVMLAFALAKQATLLLLDEPNSGLDPQATEDLNQLIVQCKESGMGVLVVTHDVLSAIGFSDRLLMLTNGQLQAVMLDQSALTLDSLKKLYQGQA comes from the coding sequence ATGACTGCATTGCTATCGATTCAACAGCTAAGCCTGGGGTTTTCCAAGCGGAAAATTCTAAATCAGCTTGAGCTCAACTTACAGGCAGGTGAAGTCGTCTCTGTGCTGGGCAGCAATGGTGCCGGTAAATCAACGCTGCTGAAAAGTATTTTAGGCTTACATGACACGGCCGAACAAACAGGCAATATCCTGATTGCCGGTATTGATATCGCGCAGGACCGCCAGCGGGCGCTATCGCACCTTGCCTATGTGCCGGAGCAACCTGCCGTGTATGGACATCTCTCTGCGATAGCAAATATCCGTTACTTTTTAAGCCTGGCCAATATAGGTGAAGAAAAGGATATTAACAGCTGCCTGACCATGGCCGGCTTGCCGGAAACAGCCTGGCACCGGCCTTGCAGCGAATACTCCAAAGGCATGAAGCAAAAGGTGATGCTGGCGTTTGCACTTGCCAAACAGGCCACACTGCTGTTGCTCGATGAGCCTAATTCAGGGCTGGATCCACAGGCTACCGAAGACTTAAACCAGCTGATTGTGCAATGCAAAGAAAGTGGCATGGGCGTGCTGGTGGTCACGCATGATGTGTTGTCCGCCATTGGTTTTTCTGACCGCTTGCTGATGCTGACCAATGGGCAGTTGCAAGCGGTAATGCTGGACCAGTCAGCACTGACACTGGATAGCCTGAAAA
- a CDS encoding DUF1826 domain-containing protein, giving the protein MLSVASSPQTASLAPALTPASEPLTFNPLQMLPIFEPEQQVCLVRREAQTAISDYLQLAARSLAPGLRNVISLQPALAPQLCTLPLPAQPGREVFIQELAQLVTVFAELLDCQTVGLRLEVLQKAMCPQFHVDHTGIRLLCTYMGPGTEWLEEAFADRSYLKHRSHLNPPGLNNQQRAGVVLDARGIRQADAFDIVLLKGSQWQGNTVGGAIHRSPVVPEGQTRVVLALDAIRD; this is encoded by the coding sequence ATGTTGTCGGTTGCCAGCTCCCCTCAAACTGCTTCACTTGCACCTGCGCTGACACCAGCAAGCGAGCCGTTGACCTTTAACCCACTGCAAATGCTGCCGATCTTTGAGCCCGAGCAGCAAGTCTGTCTCGTACGCCGTGAGGCGCAAACTGCAATCAGCGACTACCTGCAGCTGGCAGCGCGCAGCTTGGCGCCTGGACTGCGCAACGTGATTTCATTGCAGCCCGCACTTGCGCCACAGTTGTGTACTTTGCCGTTGCCAGCACAGCCGGGCCGCGAAGTGTTTATTCAAGAGCTGGCACAATTGGTAACGGTGTTTGCCGAGCTGCTGGATTGCCAGACCGTGGGCCTGCGACTGGAAGTATTGCAAAAAGCCATGTGCCCGCAATTTCATGTTGACCATACCGGAATTCGGCTGCTGTGTACCTACATGGGGCCAGGCACCGAATGGCTGGAGGAAGCATTTGCCGACCGCAGTTATTTAAAGCACCGCAGTCACTTAAACCCGCCAGGACTCAACAACCAACAGCGTGCAGGCGTGGTACTCGATGCGCGTGGCATCAGACAGGCAGACGCCTTTGATATCGTATTGCTCAAAGGTAGTCAGTGGCAAGGGAACACCGTAGGCGGCGCCATTCATCGTTCGCCTGTGGTGCCAGAGGGGCAGACACGCGTCGTACTCGCGCTGGATGCCATCAGGGATTAA
- a CDS encoding TonB-dependent receptor — translation MKIKRIISVAVGGLFASYPAISVLAEPVDESALELDSVQVTAERFSKIRNSLSPATGGSIYRFDQKDISNIPGGENNSFNQILLRAPGVANDSYGQLHIRGDHGNIQYRINGVILPEGINGFGQILDTRFADKINLLTGALPAQYGYRTAGVIEIETKKNFKPGGNVGFYGGTSDTVNPSIQMHNSTGDFSYYVTGSYLSNNRGIENTTDSYNPIHDNTQQTKGFAYMSYLLNPETQIVAMLGSYYGNFQIPNNPAQAANSDYLSALGLSGYNSSSLRDHQNERNQYGILAVQSSIGPDFDYQVSLFTRYTSTTYTPDITGGLAFNGVASRVFRDSMSNGLQADGSYHWGDSHTIRMGMFTSTEDITSDNTANVFLTSGGTTTNTQATIVDNNHKNGNTLLALYLQDEWKINNSLVMNYGVRADKMNAYVSGGQLSPRLGLVWNATPETTFHAAYSRYFTPPPTELVGTKTLALFSNTTNAASSDLNGAVKPERSHYFDVGVSHQLTPKLTVGFDSYYKIVQDLIDEGRFGEALVYTPFNYDKGRIYGFELTASYKDEAFSAYANLSRSMSLAKKVVSAQYNFEQDELDYTANHWVHTDHDQRYTASAGVGYLWQGYQLSADAFFGSGLRRGFANTEHMPAYTQVNLGASTMINAGTLGKLETRLAIINLFDKKYELRDGSGIGIDAPQFGPRRGVFIGLNKYF, via the coding sequence ATGAAGATCAAACGCATCATTTCTGTAGCGGTGGGCGGCCTGTTTGCCAGCTACCCTGCAATCTCTGTACTGGCAGAACCGGTGGATGAAAGCGCACTCGAGCTCGATAGCGTGCAAGTGACTGCAGAACGGTTCAGCAAAATCCGTAATAGCCTGTCACCCGCCACGGGCGGCAGCATATATCGCTTTGACCAGAAAGATATCAGCAATATTCCAGGCGGTGAAAACAACAGCTTTAACCAGATTTTGTTACGCGCCCCTGGCGTCGCTAATGACTCTTATGGGCAACTGCATATCCGTGGCGATCACGGCAATATCCAATACCGGATTAACGGCGTGATTCTGCCGGAGGGCATCAATGGTTTTGGTCAGATTCTGGATACGCGCTTTGCCGATAAAATCAATCTGCTCACCGGCGCTTTGCCTGCGCAGTATGGCTACAGAACGGCCGGGGTGATTGAGATTGAGACCAAGAAAAATTTTAAACCAGGCGGCAATGTTGGCTTTTATGGTGGCACCAGCGACACCGTCAACCCCAGTATTCAAATGCACAATTCCACGGGTGACTTCAGTTACTATGTCACGGGTTCTTATCTCTCCAATAATCGCGGCATCGAAAATACCACCGATAGCTACAACCCGATTCATGATAATACCCAGCAAACCAAAGGCTTCGCCTACATGTCGTACTTGCTGAATCCGGAAACGCAAATTGTGGCGATGCTGGGCTCTTACTATGGCAATTTTCAAATCCCTAATAACCCGGCGCAGGCGGCCAACAGCGACTATCTCTCTGCCTTAGGCTTGTCTGGCTATAACTCCTCCAGCCTGAGAGATCATCAGAACGAGCGTAACCAGTACGGCATACTGGCCGTGCAGAGCTCCATTGGCCCTGATTTCGATTACCAGGTTTCACTGTTCACACGCTATACCAGCACCACTTATACGCCGGATATCACTGGGGGCTTGGCCTTTAATGGCGTGGCCTCGCGCGTGTTTAGAGACAGCATGAGCAATGGCTTGCAAGCCGATGGCAGCTATCACTGGGGCGATAGCCACACCATCCGCATGGGGATGTTTACCAGCACCGAAGATATCACCAGCGACAATACCGCCAATGTGTTCCTGACCTCGGGCGGCACGACGACCAACACCCAGGCCACCATTGTTGATAACAATCACAAAAACGGTAACACCTTGCTGGCGCTTTACTTGCAGGACGAATGGAAAATCAACAACAGCCTGGTGATGAACTATGGCGTGCGAGCCGACAAAATGAATGCCTATGTCAGCGGCGGCCAACTCAGCCCACGCCTGGGCCTGGTATGGAATGCCACGCCTGAAACCACCTTCCATGCTGCCTACTCAAGATACTTTACACCGCCTCCGACGGAGTTGGTCGGCACTAAAACACTGGCCTTATTCAGCAATACCACCAATGCTGCGTCCAGTGACCTCAATGGCGCAGTCAAACCCGAGCGCTCACATTATTTTGACGTCGGCGTCAGTCACCAGTTAACGCCCAAACTCACCGTGGGCTTCGACAGCTACTACAAAATTGTCCAGGACCTGATTGATGAGGGTCGCTTTGGTGAAGCCTTGGTCTACACGCCTTTTAACTATGACAAAGGCAGAATTTATGGCTTTGAATTAACGGCGAGTTATAAAGACGAAGCCTTCTCTGCCTATGCCAACCTCTCACGCTCGATGAGCCTGGCAAAGAAAGTCGTCTCTGCACAATATAACTTTGAGCAAGATGAGCTGGACTATACCGCCAATCATTGGGTGCATACCGACCATGACCAGCGCTACACCGCGTCCGCCGGCGTCGGTTATTTATGGCAAGGCTATCAACTCAGCGCCGATGCGTTCTTTGGCAGCGGCCTGCGCCGTGGCTTCGCCAATACCGAACACATGCCCGCCTACACGCAGGTTAACCTGGGGGCCAGCACCATGATCAACGCAGGCACCCTCGGCAAGCTGGAAACCAGGCTGGCCATCATCAACCTGTTTGATAAAAAGTATGAATTACGGGATGGCTCGGGCATTGGCATTGATGCGCCACAATTTGGGCCACGCAGAGGGGTGTTTATTGGTCTGAATAAATACTTTTAA
- a CDS encoding ZIP family metal transporter, translated as MLFPSLMLACTVGGVVSVLIAGWLSNTLFANHARRMVAFAVGVLLGFAFTDLLPEALNQGINLTNAGWMLVAGMLLFFILEKLALWRHFHHADAAPVATHPVEKQSGGQVAIILLGDGIHNFVDGILLAASFLTDIKLGWVTAFAIVAHEIPQEISDFMVLINAGLSKPRALLLNMLSGSAMIVGGLVGWLSFTHIAPLIPYALLLAAASFIYIALADLVPTLQTQYRPQDLLVQCLLIACGLGVAWLSPFIQQHIVDVWSST; from the coding sequence ATGTTATTCCCCAGTTTAATGCTGGCCTGTACCGTAGGTGGTGTGGTTTCGGTACTGATCGCCGGCTGGTTATCAAATACCCTGTTCGCCAATCATGCGCGGCGCATGGTGGCATTTGCCGTGGGTGTACTGCTCGGGTTTGCTTTCACGGATTTATTACCGGAAGCCTTGAATCAAGGCATTAACCTCACCAACGCGGGCTGGATGCTAGTTGCAGGCATGTTGCTATTTTTCATTCTGGAGAAGCTGGCATTGTGGCGGCATTTCCATCATGCGGACGCTGCACCTGTTGCTACTCATCCTGTAGAAAAGCAGTCTGGCGGCCAGGTGGCCATTATTTTGCTGGGCGACGGTATCCATAATTTTGTCGATGGCATCTTGCTGGCAGCCAGTTTTCTGACAGATATCAAGTTGGGCTGGGTGACGGCATTTGCGATTGTCGCGCATGAAATCCCGCAAGAGATTTCAGATTTTATGGTGTTGATCAATGCTGGCTTGAGTAAACCCCGTGCGCTCCTGCTTAATATGCTTTCGGGTTCAGCCATGATTGTCGGTGGTTTGGTTGGCTGGTTGAGTTTTACGCATATTGCGCCGCTGATTCCGTACGCCTTGTTACTGGCCGCCGCCAGTTTTATCTACATCGCCCTGGCAGACTTAGTGCCAACGCTGCAAACGCAATATCGCCCGCAGGATTTACTAGTGCAATGCCTGTTGATTGCTTGTGGCCTTGGCGTGGCTTGGCTTTCACCCTTTATCCAGCAACATATTGTCGATGTTTGGAGCAGCACATGA
- a CDS encoding aminomethyltransferase family protein: MSRNSILNIRHRELGSNLDGDTWNEMPIPWSYHTDVNDEVVAVRSRAGLYDVSGLNIINVDGPDAEKVLDRLVAKDITKLEPGHSVLAAETDESGAICDDIMIIRDNTNSFRLSHGSGKTPENLKMLAAGKDVTIAPDLDAHILSLQGPQSLAILAPHVIDFDLASLDYFKHKPTSLFGKNVVIARGGYSGERGYEVYCKGQDAIELWDKILEVGKPLGAIPASWNSLELTRIEAALLFFPFEMPEGDTTPWEINMGWGVDLDKKGDYIGKAAVLASKGKERVKQAGLICKSPTSVEAGAKIVKDGVEIGVVTSASFSNYLMQSLAMVHLKPEYTAIGTAVEVVCSHQRVSAYVAPTPFYDPMRLRTHA, translated from the coding sequence ATGTCCAGAAACTCAATACTCAATATTCGACACCGGGAATTAGGGTCAAATTTAGATGGCGACACATGGAATGAGATGCCTATTCCTTGGAGCTATCACACGGATGTCAATGATGAAGTTGTCGCGGTGAGGAGTCGCGCCGGCTTATACGACGTGTCTGGCTTAAACATCATCAATGTGGATGGCCCAGATGCAGAAAAGGTCCTTGATAGGCTGGTGGCTAAGGACATCACCAAACTCGAACCCGGCCACAGTGTCCTGGCTGCAGAAACGGATGAATCCGGTGCAATTTGTGATGACATCATGATTATCAGAGACAATACAAACAGCTTTCGACTCTCCCACGGCTCAGGCAAAACACCGGAAAACTTAAAAATGCTTGCGGCTGGCAAAGACGTGACCATCGCGCCCGATCTTGATGCGCATATTTTATCTTTACAAGGCCCTCAGTCCTTAGCGATATTAGCACCGCATGTCATCGATTTTGACCTGGCAAGCTTGGATTATTTTAAGCACAAGCCCACCAGTCTATTTGGTAAAAATGTTGTCATTGCCCGCGGTGGTTATTCAGGAGAGCGTGGATACGAAGTCTATTGTAAAGGGCAAGATGCCATTGAGCTATGGGATAAGATTTTAGAGGTTGGCAAGCCTTTGGGCGCGATCCCAGCCTCCTGGAACTCGCTAGAGTTAACGCGCATTGAAGCAGCGCTCTTGTTTTTTCCATTCGAAATGCCTGAAGGTGATACCACACCATGGGAAATCAATATGGGCTGGGGCGTGGACCTTGATAAAAAGGGAGACTACATCGGCAAAGCGGCTGTATTGGCGTCTAAAGGCAAAGAGCGGGTGAAACAAGCTGGTTTAATCTGCAAATCACCCACGAGTGTTGAGGCTGGCGCAAAAATAGTCAAAGATGGGGTAGAGATCGGTGTCGTCACCAGTGCCTCCTTTAGCAATTATTTAATGCAGTCTTTAGCCATGGTGCATTTAAAGCCAGAATACACAGCGATTGGAACGGCAGTAGAAGTGGTGTGCAGCCATCAAAGAGTGTCAGCCTATGTGGCCCCTACCCCCTTTTATGATCCTATGAGACTAAGGACGCACGCTTGA